The following proteins are co-located in the Paenibacillus sp. JNUCC32 genome:
- a CDS encoding DUF3891 family protein, producing the protein MIIRETEDAFVMTTQDDHGRFSGDVARGFRRELFMDETVREEVLLAITEHDRAWLRMDDTPIWNDASRTPFTFIDYPVMPKMLMYTRGVDEIEAMSPYAGYLCSLHFASFMKNATEAPLVEFYHEELDRQKRLRDHYSFPGEAVIHRQFGLLQLCDDISLYVNMNAPGVSKDQEHPWFKEGFDMTIDGERVLAAWASEHEIRLSPFLFEGAWSATVKWKYVLKAEIVAQGVAKAFDGAPWTEQTITFIR; encoded by the coding sequence ATGATCATTCGCGAGACGGAAGATGCTTTTGTTATGACGACCCAGGACGACCATGGCCGCTTCTCCGGCGATGTGGCCCGGGGCTTTCGGAGAGAGCTGTTTATGGATGAGACGGTTAGGGAAGAAGTGCTGCTGGCTATAACCGAGCATGACCGCGCCTGGCTTCGGATGGATGATACGCCGATCTGGAATGATGCAAGCCGGACTCCGTTCACTTTTATCGATTATCCGGTCATGCCGAAGATGCTGATGTATACCAGGGGCGTAGATGAGATCGAAGCGATGAGTCCGTATGCAGGGTATCTCTGCAGCCTTCATTTCGCGTCATTTATGAAAAACGCCACCGAAGCGCCGCTGGTGGAATTCTATCATGAAGAGCTGGATCGGCAAAAACGGCTGCGTGATCATTATTCGTTTCCGGGCGAAGCCGTGATTCACAGGCAGTTTGGCCTGCTGCAGCTGTGCGACGACATCTCGCTCTATGTGAACATGAACGCGCCGGGTGTTTCCAAGGATCAGGAGCATCCATGGTTCAAAGAGGGCTTCGATATGACGATCGATGGGGAAAGGGTCTTGGCGGCTTGGGCCAGCGAACATGAAATCAGATTGAGTCCGTTTCTGTTCGAAGGAGCATGGTCGGCTACGGTGAAGTGGAAATACGTGCTGAAGGCGGAGATTGTTGCTCAGGGAGTGGCGAAGGCTTTTGATGGTGCGCCGTGGACCGAGCAGACGATAACATTTATACGGTAG
- a CDS encoding NUDIX domain-containing protein encodes MKPIRNSAKAMIVRDHQILLTKNVDQWGDFYLFPGGGQEKGETLVQAVVRECLEEIGRRVEVQDLLHVREYIGSNHEFAEWDSDVHQVEFYFECRLADEGDLFQGHNPDEYQVGVEWIDLSSLDGIRIYPRSLVKPLMDKAGRSAVCYVGDTN; translated from the coding sequence ATGAAACCGATTCGAAACTCGGCCAAAGCGATGATTGTCCGAGATCACCAAATCCTTTTAACGAAGAATGTAGACCAATGGGGGGACTTCTATCTGTTCCCTGGCGGCGGGCAAGAGAAGGGCGAAACCTTGGTGCAAGCCGTGGTTAGGGAGTGCCTGGAGGAAATCGGGCGCAGGGTGGAAGTTCAAGATCTGCTGCATGTCCGTGAATACATAGGGTCCAACCACGAGTTCGCGGAATGGGATTCCGACGTGCACCAAGTGGAGTTTTATTTTGAATGCCGTTTGGCGGATGAGGGGGATCTGTTTCAAGGACATAACCCGGATGAATACCAGGTGGGCGTGGAATGGATCGATTTGTCTTCATTGGATGGGATACGAATATATCCCCGCTCGCTGGTCAAGCCGCTGATGGATAAAGCGGGACGCTCAGCGGTTTGCTATGTCGGGGATACGAACTGA
- a CDS encoding hybrid sensor histidine kinase/response regulator, producing MNKKRRVMFAGLALVILLPIWFIVRFIVTPNVSPEAFQGRLDLTAWDFSKEGGVPLNGEWEFYRGQLLTPESFGPGTPNEKRPSPTSVVSIPGKWNRYVTENGESGPEGVGTFRMVVRLKAEEGIYGLHTGNIRTANRIFMNGQEIGASGSPGMSEAGSTPNNIPYVGYAQISGKEVEILVQVTNFIYSSGGIYSPLIFGDMKAVMKSRETAVFVDLMTLAGFLIPAMYFLLLYRMQRNEKALLYLGLFCLSSMIYVATHGQKLLSSVWPDLSYEWFIRIQLVFSAFVYYFLLRYIAEAVQGLVHRWALRLSNAATMIAVGIGLALPTVVFSKMEPVIYMFSVFIIGYITFVMGRGIWRRSADTEFMVIGILSIMVVIAVHVLSLMGVYNSLAIVPLEMLLFVVTQAMLLAQRFSRAFTDVDQLSRRLLTLDGLKDEFMANTSHELRTPLHGIVNIAQSLMDGSSGSVSDRQSRELSMIVSTGKRLSTLVNDILDFSKLKNGEIVLKRQPVDLKAVTQSVLEVVTHLAAGKPLSLKQEWPDNLPWLDTDEDRLRQILYNLLGNAVKFTETGTVQVTAHALNGHVRISVTDTGIGISPERLIDVFKSYDQIGYASDREYSGTGIGLSITKKLVELGGGEIWAESMPGAGSAFHFTLPSTQIPPQATLAGFGGTGEVLVAAAKERVPEQDEPRQHSKGSTVLLVDDDPVNLQVLRSLLSAENYHLITAGNGARALEHIRSGQGIDLVITDWMMPGMSGLQLCLTVRQQFTLFELPMLMLTARSLPDDVRTGLQAGANDFLRKPVEADELRARVRNLLELRRSVRQTISAEMAFLQAQIKPHFMSNALNTILAVLYTDPDKATRLLIELSHYLRGSFDFQNRDQLGPLQKEMALLQSYLFLEQARFEDRLTVEYDVHAPLDALVPPLSIQPIVENAVRHGITKRISGGTVHISIHEREGHITISVSDNGVGMSEEKVNALLSAASDSDGGVGLRNIHARLLTLYGKGLQIESRPGNGTSVSFEVPSSRP from the coding sequence ATGAACAAAAAGCGGCGCGTGATGTTTGCGGGGTTGGCATTGGTTATACTCTTGCCCATATGGTTTATCGTTCGGTTTATCGTGACCCCGAATGTAAGTCCTGAAGCTTTCCAAGGAAGACTTGATTTAACAGCGTGGGACTTTTCGAAGGAAGGCGGGGTCCCGCTCAACGGGGAGTGGGAGTTCTATCGGGGACAGCTGTTAACCCCGGAGAGCTTTGGACCCGGAACACCGAATGAGAAGAGGCCGTCTCCCACAAGCGTCGTATCGATACCCGGCAAGTGGAACCGCTATGTTACGGAGAACGGCGAGTCCGGGCCTGAGGGTGTCGGAACGTTTAGGATGGTTGTTCGATTAAAGGCGGAGGAAGGCATTTACGGCCTTCATACCGGCAACATACGGACGGCTAACCGGATCTTTATGAACGGTCAGGAGATCGGGGCCAGCGGCTCCCCCGGCATGTCGGAAGCGGGGAGCACACCGAACAATATTCCCTACGTCGGTTATGCCCAGATAAGCGGGAAGGAAGTTGAAATCCTGGTCCAGGTGACCAACTTTATCTATTCTTCAGGCGGCATCTATTCACCGCTGATATTCGGGGATATGAAAGCGGTGATGAAGAGCCGTGAAACCGCCGTGTTTGTCGATCTGATGACCCTCGCGGGCTTCCTGATTCCTGCTATGTACTTTTTGTTGCTGTATCGAATGCAGCGGAACGAGAAAGCGCTCCTGTATCTGGGGCTATTCTGTCTGTCCTCGATGATCTACGTGGCTACGCACGGCCAGAAGCTGTTGTCTTCGGTATGGCCCGATCTTTCATATGAATGGTTCATCCGGATTCAGCTGGTTTTTTCCGCCTTCGTGTATTATTTTTTGCTGCGGTATATAGCGGAAGCCGTTCAGGGCCTTGTTCACCGATGGGCCCTGCGTTTAAGCAATGCGGCAACGATGATAGCCGTTGGAATCGGGCTTGCATTGCCCACGGTTGTCTTCTCGAAAATGGAGCCGGTCATTTATATGTTCTCGGTATTTATCATTGGATATATCACGTTCGTGATGGGAAGGGGAATTTGGCGAAGGTCTGCGGATACGGAATTTATGGTGATCGGCATTCTGAGCATTATGGTGGTGATTGCCGTCCATGTACTCAGCTTAATGGGAGTTTACAACAGCCTGGCCATCGTTCCGCTTGAGATGCTGCTGTTTGTGGTAACGCAGGCGATGCTGCTTGCTCAGCGCTTCTCCAGGGCGTTTACCGACGTAGACCAGCTTTCCCGAAGACTGCTGACCTTGGATGGTTTGAAGGACGAATTTATGGCGAATACATCGCATGAACTTCGAACGCCTCTGCATGGCATCGTGAATATTGCCCAGTCCCTGATGGACGGAAGCTCAGGCTCCGTAAGCGATCGACAGTCCAGGGAGCTTTCCATGATTGTGTCCACCGGCAAGCGGTTATCCACGCTCGTGAATGATATTCTCGATTTTAGCAAATTGAAAAATGGGGAGATTGTGCTTAAACGGCAGCCGGTCGACCTGAAAGCCGTCACCCAATCCGTGCTCGAAGTGGTGACGCACCTTGCCGCGGGCAAACCGCTTTCCCTGAAGCAGGAATGGCCGGACAATCTGCCATGGCTGGATACCGATGAGGATCGATTGCGGCAAATTCTGTATAACCTGCTTGGGAATGCAGTGAAATTCACGGAGACGGGGACGGTACAGGTCACCGCTCATGCGCTGAACGGCCATGTGCGGATATCGGTGACGGATACGGGGATCGGCATCTCACCGGAGCGGCTGATCGATGTGTTCAAATCCTACGATCAGATCGGATATGCATCCGATCGGGAATATAGCGGCACTGGCATCGGACTGAGCATTACGAAAAAACTGGTAGAGCTGGGCGGAGGGGAGATTTGGGCCGAGTCTATGCCCGGTGCGGGTTCAGCCTTTCACTTTACGCTGCCGTCTACGCAAATCCCCCCGCAGGCAACATTGGCCGGCTTCGGAGGAACGGGGGAAGTCCTGGTCGCCGCGGCAAAGGAACGCGTTCCCGAGCAGGATGAGCCTAGGCAGCATTCGAAGGGGTCTACCGTGCTGCTGGTTGACGATGATCCGGTTAATCTGCAGGTGCTTCGCAGCCTACTATCGGCGGAAAATTACCATTTGATTACCGCAGGCAACGGAGCCCGGGCACTTGAGCACATCCGGTCGGGGCAAGGGATCGATTTGGTCATCACGGACTGGATGATGCCGGGGATGTCCGGATTGCAGCTGTGCTTGACGGTCCGGCAGCAATTCACGCTCTTCGAGCTGCCCATGCTCATGCTGACAGCCCGAAGCTTGCCCGACGATGTTCGAACAGGCCTGCAGGCGGGGGCGAACGATTTCCTGAGAAAGCCGGTGGAAGCCGATGAGCTGCGAGCGAGGGTCCGGAATCTGCTGGAGCTCCGGCGGTCCGTTCGGCAGACCATTTCGGCGGAGATGGCTTTCCTCCAAGCCCAGATCAAGCCGCATTTCATGTCGAACGCGTTGAATACCATTCTGGCCGTGCTGTATACGGATCCGGACAAAGCGACGCGGCTGCTGATCGAGCTGAGCCATTATCTGCGTGGCAGCTTCGACTTCCAGAACCGCGACCAGCTTGGCCCGCTGCAGAAGGAAATGGCCTTATTGCAGTCTTACTTGTTCCTGGAACAGGCGCGGTTCGAGGATCGTTTAACCGTTGAATATGATGTTCATGCGCCATTAGATGCCTTGGTACCGCCGCTCAGTATACAGCCGATCGTGGAAAACGCGGTGCGGCATGGGATTACGAAGCGGATATCCGGGGGAACGGTCCATATTTCCATTCATGAACGCGAAGGGCACATTACCATTTCCGTTTCGGATAACGGCGTCGGCATGAGCGAGGAGAAGGTTAACGCCTTGCTCTCCGCCGCGTCCGATTCGGATGGTGGCGTGGGGCTTCGAAACATACACGCCCGATTGCTTACGCTGTACGGCAAAGGCCTTCAAATTGAGAGTCGGCCCGGGAACGGTACTTCCGTAAGCTTTGAGGTGCCTTCTTCTCGTCCGTGA
- a CDS encoding DUF4177 domain-containing protein has product MDQWEYKTLKYKTGGFLGGKVNEEEFEDLLNSYGIDGWELISCFDTSVHQGQSRDIIAVMKRKAYLG; this is encoded by the coding sequence ATGGATCAATGGGAATACAAAACGCTGAAATACAAAACCGGAGGATTCCTTGGGGGGAAAGTGAACGAAGAAGAATTCGAAGATTTACTGAACAGCTACGGGATTGACGGCTGGGAATTGATCTCGTGTTTCGATACGAGCGTGCATCAAGGCCAGTCCAGAGATATCATTGCCGTGATGAAACGAAAGGCTTATCTGGGGTAA